The Alnus glutinosa chromosome 7, dhAlnGlut1.1, whole genome shotgun sequence genome includes a region encoding these proteins:
- the LOC133872448 gene encoding V-type proton ATPase subunit G-like yields MASNRAQGGIQQLLAAEQEAQRITNAARSAKMARLKQAKEEAEKEIAEYRAQMEFEFQRKVAESSGDSGANVKRLEQETEAKIHHLKTEAARISQDVVNMLLKHVTSVKN; encoded by the exons ATGGCTTCCAATAGGGCTCAAGGTGGAATCCAACAATTGCTGGCTGCAGAACAAGAAGCTCAACGCATCACCAATGCTGCCAGAAGTG CAAAAATGGCTAGGTTGAAACAAGCCAAAGAAGAGGCTGAAAAGGAGATAGCTGAATATCGGGCCCAAATGGAGTTTGAGTTCCAGAGGAAAGTCGCCGAG AGCAGCGGGGATTCAGGTGCAAATGTTAAGCGGCTTGAACAAGAGACAGAGGCGAAGATCCATCACCTGAAAACAGAAGCTGCAAGAATATCACAAGATGTTGTTAACATGCTTCTGAAGCATGTGACGAGTGTGAAAAATTAA
- the LOC133872470 gene encoding serine/threonine-protein kinase-like protein CCR1, with protein MQILATLSGFSQSLHLFPLLLLLCSTTASGFGSMGPISAAFGEDGFFCAIDASGKQNVICWGKNSSSSSPSSSSASPSFKNIPPMAALSGGDGFLCGILANTSQAYCWSSTSSGMDLIPSIYRTTAYSHIAAGKNHVCAIRGSYYSDHDSGTVDCWEIVKNSNNSLCAKQSTLFYDQSISSLVFKIVVSGEGFSCGAFREGGVVCWGPNSAGLGVSVISEKLLVLAPGRGSLCGILEMSNEVKCWADNDSHVSPPVGIQFVALTAGAKHFCGIRGDNHGVECWGIFNSSSVPKGYGFMAIASSDIVSCGIREDDLVLDCWFVDSPSPPDFDPPLELCSPGLCTPRSCSQGQFAYNASILNEQDLTSLCVRKDLNICSPCASNCSEGFFLSSSCTDNADRVCTACSLCQNSSCWDVCQLHSSREMQQKHWHHLRRLVFIIGSSVSGLLFLLAGWCLLPRVITNQKGEGTKRQFKSCMGKPELETDTIADSQPPPSVAPCPGMAQVFRLSDLKDATNGFKEFNELGRGSYGFVYKAVLADGRQVAVKRANAATIIHKNNRDFEMELEILCKIRHCNIVNLLGYCSEMGERLLVYEYMPHGTLHDHLHGGLSPLNWGLRLKISMQAAKGLEYLHNELVPPIAHRDVKTSNILLDSDWGARIADFGLITSNDKDLSGDLESDVHNFGIVLLELLSGRKAYDRDYTPPSIVEWAVPLIRQGKAAAIFDRYVALPRNVEPLLKLADVGELAVRKNPSERPTMSDVASRLEQIVKDGLIL; from the coding sequence ATGCAAATCCTCGCCACCCTTTCTGGGTTTTCCCAATCTTTACATCTTTTTCCACTTCTTCTGCTTCTGTGCTCCACTACCGCATCTGGGTTCGGATCAATGGGACCAATCTCCGCTGCATTCGGCGAAGACGGGTTCTTCTGCGCCATAGACGCAAGTGGCAAGCAGAACGTAATTTGTTGGGGAAAGAACAGCTCTTCTTCGTCACCATCATCGTCTTCCGCCTCTCCCTCTTTCAAAAACATTCCCCCAATGGCAGCTCTCTCCGGCGGCGACGGATTTCTATGTGGCATTTTAGCTAACACTTCACAGGCGTATTGTTGGAGCTCAACCAGTTCAGGTATGGATCTCATACCTTCAATATATCGAACCACTGCTTACTCGCATATAGCCGCGGGCAAGAATCACGTTTGTGCTATTAGAGGCTCTTATTACTCTGATCATGATTCGGGTACCGTTGACTGTTGGGAAATCGtgaaaaattctaataataGTTTGTGTGCTAAACAGAGTACTCTGTTTTATGATCAGTCTATTAGCAGCCTTGTTTTCAAAATAGTTGTGTCCGGTGAAGGATTCAGTTGTGGTGCATTTAGAGAAGGAGGGGTTGTTTGTTGGGGACCAAACTCGGCGGGTTTGGGGGTTTCTGTTATATCCGAGAAGCTCCTAGTTTTAGCTCCAGGGAGAGGTTCTCTTTGTGGGATTTTGGAAATGTCTAATGAGGTGAAATGTTGGGCTGATAACGATTCACATGTTTCTCCTCCGGTTGGGATTCAGTTTGTAGCTTTGACTGCTGGTGCTAAACATTTTTGTGGTATCCGTGGGGACAATCATGGGGTGGAGTGTTGGGGGATCTTTAATTCGTCATCGGTTCCAAAGGGTTATGGGTTTATGGCAATAGCTTCATCTGATATCGTTAGTTGTGGTATTAGAGAGGATGATTTGGTTCTTGATTGCTGGTTTGTGGATTCCCCCTCACCGCCTGATTTTGATCCCCCATTGGAATTGTGCAGTCCGGGTCTTTGTACTCCTCGTTCTTGTAGTCAAGGGCAATTTGCTTACAATGCAAGCATTCTTAATGAGCAAGATTTGACGAGCTTGTGTGTCCGAAAAGATCTAAATATATGTTCACCTTGTGCCTCAAATTGTTCTGAAGGTTTCTTCTTGTCTAGTTCGTGTACTGATAATGCTGACAGAGTATGCACCGCTTGCTCTCTTTGCCAGAACAGCTCTTGTTGGGATGTTTGTCAACTTCATTCATCTCGGGAGATGCAGCAGAAGCATTGGCATCACTTGCGTAGACTAGTATTCATTATTGGGTCTTCTGTTTCAGGTTTGTTATTCCTCTTAGCTGGTTGGTGTCTTCTTCCCCGTGTGATTACTAACCAAAAAGGAGAAGGGACCAAAAGACAATTCAAGTCTTGCATGGGCAAGCCGGAGTTGGAAACTGACACTATTGCAGATTCACAGCCTCCTCCTTCTGTGGCCCCCTGCCCTGGGATGGCTCAGGTTTTCCGACTCTCAGACCTAAAAGATGCCACTAATGGGTTCAAGGAGTTTAATGAGCTTGGCAGGGGAAGCTATGGTTTTGTTTATAAAGCTGTCCTAGCAGATGGGCGGCAAGTTGCAGTCAAAAGAGCAAACGCTGCCACAATAATTCACAAAAACAACCGTGACTTTGAGATGGAGCTGGAAATCCTATGCAAAATCCGGCATTGTAATATTGTGAACTTGTTGGGTTATTGCTCAGAAATGGGAGAGAGGCTGCTCGTTTATGAGTACATGCCACACGGGACACTTCATGACCATCTCCATGGTGGGCTTTCTCCTCTGAATTGGGGCCTCCGGTTGAAGATTTCAATGCAAGCTGCAAAGGGACTTGAATACCTTCACAACGAACTTGTGCCTCCAATTGCCCATCGGGATGTCAAGACTTCAAACATTCTTTTGGATTCAGATTGGGGAGCACGAATTGCAGACTTTGGGCTTATCACTTCTAATGACAAGGATCTTAGTGGAGATTTAGAAAGTGATGTTCACAACTTTGGGATTGTTCTGCTAGAACTTCTTAGTGGAAGGAAAGCATATGACAGAGACTACACACCTCCAAGTATAGTCGAGTGGGCTGTGCCCTTAATTAGACAGGGTAAGGCAGCAGCCATCTTTGATCGCTATGTAGCCCTTCCTAGAAATGTTGAGCCTCTGCTTAAACTCGCTGATGTGGGTGAGCTGGCTGTGAGAAAAAATCCTAGTGAGCGTCCTACCATGTCAGATGTGGCATCTCGGTTGGAGCAAATTGTCAAAGATGGATTGATCTTATAG